Below is a genomic region from Balaenoptera ricei isolate mBalRic1 chromosome 3, mBalRic1.hap2, whole genome shotgun sequence.
GACATTGTGCAAACTACTAGTTCAAGATAGTTTACAGTCTAACATTAATCATACTACATTCCTTTTGGTGATGCCATATTTTGTGATGCTGAGTTTTTGGCAGTTGCCATGATACTGCAAGCACTGCACACAAATGAGTGTGGAATAGGAAGTGAGCACGGCATCGTCCCATCTGACTCCAAAGTTTGAAAATTTGTGCAATGCCTCACAGTTGCACACATGCCGTAAGTAACTGGCTAAGAGTGAAatacaaattttttctttcaatttctgtgtattattttttcaaacagcTACTCATTTGTTAGgacataaatgtttattaaattgaaCCTAACTACGTAATAAATGGAACTGCTAGGTATTTCTTTTGGCCTGGAGTGCTGTGAGAAAATTACTGAAGGCGCTGTGAATCGAAAAAGTTTGGTAACAACTGATTGACATCTTTATCCATCAGAACTCTTTTAACTGCAAGTGAGAGAAACCAAACTGACACTGGCTTTAGCAAAACTAGAGGATTATTCGCTCATGTATCTGGGCCGTCCGAGGTTGCAGATGGTGTCAGACTGGCTGGGTTCAGGTACTCAAATGAGGTCGTCAGGACTCCACTTCTCTTTCCATCTCTAGGACATGCTGTCACATGTGGGCAAGATAGCCCCATGCCCATCCTTTCCAGACTCACATCCCTTCAGTTTAGCAATCCCAGCAGAAAGAATCATCTTTCCCAATAGTTTGTGAATAAAAGCCCTGGGAGGACTTTGGTTGACCTAGCCTGGGTCACTTGCCTATTCCTGAATTGAGGCTATGGAGATTTGTAATGGCCAAGCCTAGGTCACATGTGCTTCCCTGTGCTCAGGTGTGTGCCCTAACTAAACCACACAGAAAAGGTAGGTTCTCCAGAAAAGAGGAGGATCTGTTAccaggagaaggggagaaggggtGCAGGaccaaaaacaatgaaattcccattttacagatgagggaacagacTGGTGGTATGATAGTTTAATAGTTAAACATGAAGACTCTGGAGTCCCACCCACCTGGCTTTGCTTCCTTGGGCAAATTAACTACATCTACATCTTTTAAGGCTTTAGAGTCTTCATCTCCAAAATGGAAATGACTGAAGATAAAGgccaagaaataaaaaagcatgACAATAATAGTCCCTACTGCAAAGGGTTGGTGGTTGAAGTGAGGACTAAGTGAGTTAATACacgtaaagtgcttagcatagggcctggcacataggaagcccACAGTAAATAAGGCCGTTACTATTATTGATCAGGCAACATTAACGAGTACACAGCAGCTGGTAAGTGACCTACCTTCTGACTCCTGGGGTACAAAACGGTGAATTCCTCTTTCCCGTCTGTTGCAGAGTGAAGCAGCATGGATGCCGTCAGCCAGGTCCCCATGGAAGTCGTGCTCCCCAAGCACATCCTGGACATCTGGGTCATTGTCCTCATCATCCTGGCCACCATTGTCATCATGACCTCCTTGTTGCTGTGCCCGGCCACTGCGGTCATCATCTATCGCATGCGGACTCATCCTGTCCTCAATGGGGCCGTCTGAGAACCTCCCAAGAGGGGCAGGTGAGGGATGAGGACAGCGTCCCTGCCCCCAGCTTCTCCCCCTTTCTCAGAAGAGCCGCAGGAGGGACTttggagcatggactctggagctcGCTATGTGAGGAGATCCGAGTTCTGGTTTTGATTCTGCCACTGGCCAGTAGTGTGGGTTCGGTCAAGGGACCTAATTCTATGAGTTTCAGGTTCCTTATTTTCCAAATAGGGATCGTGATTCCTGCCCGtcctacctcatggggttgtgaGAACCAATGACCTAGTGGAGGTTAAAGCTGTTGGTGAGTAGATACACAGGTGTTACTGCTGAATGCTGAGAAGCTTTGAAGAACCAAAGACCCTAGCTGCTGATGAGGGCCTTCAAGGTGGTGAGGGAGATACTGGGGCAGAGCAGTCTTTCCCAGTGCCCCTAAGGTGAAGGCAAGAAAAGGCACCCTGTCATCATTCCAAGGGACCAACAGCATGTGGCTCAACGTTATTTTCTTTGAGGTGCCACTCCCTTGAGTTGTCTAATTTGGGAGGGAATTGAGCATGGCACGGGGAGGGAGATGGGTGGATCTTCCCGGGACACCGGAATCTGCAGTTTGGAGGGGCTCTGACATTTCTTGGCAATGCCAAGGGAGCTGGGGCGATGGGCTTCTTTCTGCATTAGCGTCCCATAGCTTTGACGCTCAAGCAGTGTTGGCAGATGCAGGGTGACTGAGTTCCCTGGCCAGCTTTCAGGATACCCAGCGCCCGCCCCGTCCCCTGTGtgcccctctgccccagcccctgctgtTATTAGGTCCACCGCATAACGTGTACTCCCTTCATCCCCTCCCACCAGCACTGCAACCATTCCAAGGTACGAGATGTTCCCAGCACCTTTGGAACTAACTCAAACAATGATGTTTATTTTAAACGctacaatttatatttatatgtatagagAGATTTCTGGACCGCTCAAGCTCTTTGACCAAAATCAGGAGCATCTGGGGATTTGTTAAATTATGTAAGAAGATAGCACAGATTATCGGGATATTATTGTGTGAAAATGATGCTTTTATGTTGATCTGATTTCATTGATGTACATAACTAATTTCCAATAAAGTGCTAGAATGAGCATGTCTGAAGTCTTTCTTTAAAGAGCACCTATTAAACTCAGTAAGAGGATTCCACTGAATTTATGGTCTTAGGGACAGATTGAATATAGGAATAGAAAGGGAAAGAGGACAATCAAATCAACTTCAGTAAGTGGGTCTAGCTTCAGTAAGTGGGTGAATAGTTATGCAGTTTACACAGACATAAAATGCAGGAGGGAGAACAGATTTTGGAAGTAAGATGACTTTAGTATTTAGTATCGGGTttaacatgttgagtttgaggtgcttGTGATATTCAGGTGGGTACTTTCAGGATGCAGTTGGAAACCTGGAAAGATTTTATAGCTGGGATTATGTTTGGGGGCATTATCTGCATAATTAGACTGGGAGGAGTGAGGTGCTAATGCAGAACTGGGAGAATGCTAAAGAGGagtggaaggggaagggggggaaaaGACAAAGCAAGGAGACGGAAAAGGTCATGTGATGTGAACTGATTATGAGAGGGATGCAGTCGTACTCTGTGAGCGAAGGAAGGATGGGGGGTTAGGAATTGGAGACAGTGGGAACAGACAACTCTTTCCAGGAATAGAACGTAGTATAGAGGTAAGAGAGGAAGGTTTCGGAGAAAATGGTCAAGGGGGGATAGATATATGTGACGAGATTCTGATTGGTTTGCTCAGCAtctattccaattttttttttttctaatatgccTTCCTGGGTGGCAGAGGCTAGAAAGTGAAAAACTATACTGAACGTGAAAAACTCCCATTTTCCTAACTAAACTTTAGCCAGAGATTCATGTGTGATTTAGAGTTAGCTAATTGGATGCGTGCATTGGAAGCTGAGTTTGGAATCTAGTTGGGTTGGGAGAGATACTGCCAGGTGTGAGGCATTCATGGTGCTGATGTGAATCCAATAAGAATCAGTAGAGTGGGAACTTCTGGGTGTGCGGCCAAGGCCGTGTGTGCTGCCCAGTCTTTCCGAGTCAGATTCCTGGTCTGTAAGGCAGAGTGtatcagaattaaatgagaaaatcctTCCAAGGCTCTAGGGTGACTGAACGTGAGACTTTCAGGCAGTCCACCAGATGGTGATACGGCTCTTTTTTCACATGGAACAGTCAGCTCTCAGAAGTTCCCAGAGTCAATCCCCTCACATTCCTAGCAGCTCAAGAggttattttacagttctggttTCAGAGACTCTGGAGGTACCAGAGGGACCATCCAGTCCAACCTCCCCTGTAATGAAGGAATCCCCTTATTAACCCTGGGGTTGCCAGTTGTTGCCTATTTGGTATTTCCCTGTGTGGCCCTAGACCACCTGCCTCAGGTTCACCCAGGAGCATTTGCTTATACATGCAGCTTCCAGGGCTCTGCTTCACACTTACTGAGAGTCCCTGGCAGAGGGTTCTTGAGTGTCTGCTTTGTAAAAATAAGCTCTAAGGGTGATCAGTGAACCGGTCAAAATTGGAGAACCAAGTGCCAGGGAAAAGGAGTCCTCTTCTTGCTGAAACGACCCCTTGATAGCTGTTCTGCTAGAATTCTTCCCTCAGTGAGAGAGAGGTGGGGACCCAGCGGCACCAGCTCAGCCCTCTTGGGGCCACCCTGAAGAGATCAACTTCCTTTCCTGTGACAATGTCTGAACAATTTGAAGATAGCGATCATGACTTACCTCATCTTCTCTAAGTGAAAGATTCACACTTTGCATTAAGCATTGGCtgtcatcctccctccctccctttctgggAGACAGTATAGCCAGAGATTAAGAGCAAGGGCCTGAAGAATCTTGGCTTTGCTATTCACTAGCTTTATGATTGTGGGCAAGTAACATAGactctttgagcctcaatttcctcacttgtaaGACAGATGTAAAATTATACTTACATCACAGAATTGTTACGAGTATTAAATGAGGTCTCACAAATGCAAGGTGAAAAGGTAAAATACAGCAAATAATCAATGTGATCTATATGAATGAGTCTCAGTTTCTCGAGCCTGTCTGATGGTCATGACAGTTACTTCTGAGTGtggggaggattaaatgacataatgtaaGTAAAGGATTTGGCCAGTGTCTGACTCATAGGAGTCTCTCAATAATGGTAAGTATAAGGTAGCCAATAATGTAAAAACACTAAAGGCCTATGATCCTAATGGGgtgggattttaaaaatcactagttAAAGCAGTGAGTTGAGCAGAAAACTTCCCCACTGGCACCCTGTAGGATTGGCACTAAATTCACAAACGTCCTTAGAACTAATATAAAAATTGTACTTCTTCTCCCTTCAGAAATTATTTCATAACTAACTCacaattaataaaatacaaagtttTCAAGTTATAATTCTTCACAGAAATTGCCTTCTAAACTTTAAAGAGtgcaaagaaacatttaaaatctttaagGTAAAACTTTAGTCAGGTCTCTACATAATTCTTGCTaaagagaaagaatggaaaaaggatTGTGAGATGAAATGATGGTAAGAATAAAATTGCCTTTGAAACCCTTAATCCCAAAAGTTGAAGTAGCAACTTTTAAATTGTCCAAATCACACAAATAATTTAATTGAGGTGTATGGAAGGCTCTTCAATTCCCATAAAGATTTACATGCTAGAAAAAAAGTTTCTGTGTTAGCAGGTCTCTAACATTTTttatcaaaatcataaaaattattgtatgtatttaaatttGGACAGCTACCATTATACAGTGAATTGTTTACATGCACAAACTTCTGAGTCAAGCAGACTGAATTCCCATCTGGCTCCGCCAGTGTGTTCTTGAAAGTAGCTGTCTCGGAGTCTCACTGCCCTCATTAGTAAAAGGGAAGGTTGTGTTGATCTCTGCAGGGCCACTGGAAGAATTAAGTCTGGCTCTgtacctaaaatatttacagagagCCGGGCCTGTGTAAATACTCAATGCTTATGTTACCTAAAAACAAAGAAGGATTGTTAGCTCTATCGTAGAGAATATAGATACAAGTGGGGCAGTTCTGCTGGATTGGTCTCCCTAGATTGGTTTCACCCAAATACCTCAGGGAACACTCATTCCCAGGGCATGAGCAGGAGAGTGGAAAGGGTGAGCAGGTTGGGGTGGaactggggtgggagagggtaaGAGACAGCTTTTCTGTGTTCCTGGACCCAGTTCCAAAGTGCATGTGAGTTGTGGAGGTGCGGGCGTTCCCTgcaccaacaagcaattctcagacaccagtAGGTGTTCAAGAGTTCAACTCAATTCTGGAACCTGGGAATAGCATTAGATTCTACAGGTAAAGAACTCAGTCCCATAAGACCACCCTCTATTTTAGATGCCAATGGCAAGCCTAGGTTGTTACGTGTCCTTCTGGcccactggctataaatcagaggtttccatgacctcctccttgggtttgattaatttgctagaacagctcatAGACCTTAGGAAATTTACTCCCTACATTACCCATTTATTACAATGGATATCAAAGGATTTGAATCAACAGCCAAATGAGGAGACGTATAGGGCAAGGTCCCAAACAAAGGGgcttctgtcctcatggagtttggGGCTGGGTAAAGTAGAACATGAAAAACGTTCTGGTTCCcaaacctggaagctctccaaacttcctcctttgggtttttatggaggtttcattaatAGGCGTGATTGATTAACTCATTGACCATTGGTGATTCATACAATCTCTAGCGTCTCTCCCGTACCCAGAAATCAggaggtgggactgaaagttccacccCTCTATTCCTGGCAGCCAGTCCCCATTCTtaagtgctttccaaaagtcacctcacgAACATAACccggatgtggtgaaaaggggcttgttatgaataataaCAAGATACCTATTTCACCTTTATGGCTCTGAAGGGTTTTCAGGGACTGAGAACGagaccaaatattataacaaaagagCATTGCTCTTATTGCTAAGGAAATTCCAAAGATTTGGGGAGCTGAGAGCCAGAACTGTGGATGAAGACCAAGTATAATGAGAAACATATTTTagtcatctgaatgaccaaatatatatatttcttataaattacaATATCACAACAGATAAACAGTCTGAGGAGAAATTAGGGTAAGGTAAGCTAGCTAAAGCTGAGTTGGACGGTTGTGATTGGTGAATGTCAGGGTTCCTTGTGGGTGTTTCCAGTAAACGACTGAGGTTTTGATCTGTGATGTGGGCTGGGCTGTGGGCTCACTCTCCATTTTGTGGCCCAATATATGAACTCACTTTATCACAACagtataagaaatatattttaatgaatctTTAAATTGTTATTAGTGGCTTTAGAATTTCCACCACTGGGGTTTTTTATACTTCATTACTTTTAATCAAGATTTGTACCTCAGAAAacatacttaaaattttgttgttactgttgttgttgttgttgttgttgttgttagaaaaAATCCAGTATGACTGCTGCTGTGTCACTTGTTCACGGCAATTATCTGGGACATGTATAACAAAGAATGCATAActaaaaatgaagatattttgtGCTCTAGGAATCGAACCACAGTTGGCCAAAGAATGATTTATGGAATCCCTGAACATCAGGGCAGTAGATTGctcttattttcaatttttccataCTTAGTACTAAACTATTTTGAACTTATGGGAAGGTAAGCTAAATAAACCacaacttttcattttgttgcaagAAGCCTGACACTTTCAAAAGGGACTAATACTCTTTCTTGGTGTAATGGAttgaatggtggcccccaaaaGCTTTATCCACTTCCTAATTCTCTGAACCTATGAATGTGAACTCATTTGGGAAAAAGGTCTTTGTTGATGtcattaagttaaggattttgagataaaGAGATCACCCTGGATTATTTGAGTGGGCTCTAAATCCAAAGACAAGCATCCTTATGAAAGTCACATagaggagagacacacagagagaagaggaagaggcaatCTGACCATGGAAGCAAAGAcgggagtgatgtggccacaaaccaaggaatgctcGGAGCCAGCAAAGGACAGAAGAGCCAAGCAATGCATTGTGCcccagagcctctggagggagtgtggccctgctgacaccttaatttcagacCTCTGGcatccaaaactgtgagagaataattttctcttgttttaagccactgagtttgtggaaatttgttaaggcagccctaggaaactaatacacttggTAAATTGATGTAGGATGACAAAGTTTTTCAACAACTGTATGAATGgactaaaaattctaaaaagtaaACAGTAATGGATAAGGAGAGATAATATGATACACACTtgaaagggaaaggagaaggagaaggaaggggttcagggaagagagaaaaagaaaggtggtAATCATAATGTGAGCTAAGATTTGTCAGGCTTCCAGCAAAAGTATAAACTGTTGGGGTCCAGGGCAGGCTGCCCCCAAATATTCCACAGTGgcatattattttgaattacagTCATTTAAGAAACGGCTAACACAAGAGGGACACTTCAACCCTCCTGtctcccatgtgaaaggtgcCCTCCCCACATCTGGAGGTAAAAGGACACACTTATCGCCAGAGATAGGGAATTCAGCCTGAGAATcctgtataaacaaaccttgcTACTTCTTTAATTCACTACCCAAGCCCCAaatctgtttagattcttcactaattaagcATCCAAAGCCTAAGTTTGTCCTGTTgattcctcacaaatttattgtttgtctaaaaagtataaaagctgcttcttttgtAGGAATATGCTATAATTTGTTTAGTCGTTTtactgtttatggacatttaggttggttcctatttggggctattatgaaccGGGCTGCTAACATTCTTCTTTGAATCTTTTTGTGAACatgctttaatttctcttggataaGTGCCTGAGTGGAATTGTTTCGTCATAGGGTAAGATGCAAATTTAATTATATAACCAACTGCTGGACAGATCTTCAAAGGGGCTGTacattttatactcccaccagcaatgcatgagtgTTCCAGTTGAgttacatccttgtcaacatttggtatagtcttttttattttactcattaGTTTTGACATTTCTGTGAAATGATATATCattggtggttttaatttgcatttctccattGACTGAAGATATTGAGCACTTTTCCAGGAGTTTATTAGCAAACTACTGTTCTTTtctgaagtatctgttcaagtcttttgcctatttttaaaaattgggctttttgggagaccttcaagatggcagaggagtaagacatggtgATCACTTTCctacccacaaatacatcaaaaatacatctacatgtggaacaactcctacagagcacctactgaacgctggcagaagacctcagacttcccaaaaggcaagaaactccccacgtacctggccgtgtggctgacagggtattggtgctccagctgggtgtcaggctgtgcctctgaggtggcagagccgagTTCAAGATAAtggtccaccagacacctcccagctccacgtaatatcaaacggtgaaagctctcccagagatctccatctcaaagctaagaccaagttccactcaacgaccagcaagctacagtgctggacaccctatgcaaaacaactagcaagacaggaacacaacaccacccattagcagagaggctgcctaaaatcataataaggtcacagacacccccaaacacaccaccggatgtggtcctgcccaccagaaagacaagatccagactcatccaccagaacacaggcacaagtcccctccaccaggaagcctacacaacccactgaaccaaccttagccactgggggcagacaccaaaaacaacgggaactacgaacctgcagcctgcaaaaacgagaccccaaacacagtaagttaagcaaaataagaagacagagaaacacacagcagatgaaggagcaaggtaaaaacccaccagaccaaacaaatgaagaggaaatcagcagtctacctgaaaaagaattcagagtaatgatagtaaagatgatccaaaatcgtggaaatagaatggagaaagcactagaaatgtttaacaaggacctaggagaactaaagagcaaacaaacaatgatgaacaacacaatacatgaaattaaaaattctctagaaggaatcaatagcagaataactgaggcagaagaatggacaagtgacctggaagataaaatagtggaaataactagcacagagcagaataaaaaaaaaagaatgaaaagatttgaggacagtctcagagacctctgggacaacattaaatgcaccaatattagaattataggggtcccagaagaagaatagaaaaagaaagggactgagaaaacatttgaagagattatagttgaaaacttccctaatatgggaaaggaaacagtcaatcatatccaggaagtgcagagagtcccatacaggataaatccaaggagaaacacaccaagacacatattaatcaaactataaaaaattaaatacaaagaaaaaatattaaaagcagcaagggaaaaccaacaaataacacacaagggaatccccagaaggttaacagctgatctttcagcagaaactctgcaagccagaagggagtggcaggacatatttaaagtgatgaaagggaaaaacctacaatcaagattactctacccagcaaggatctcattcagattcgacagagaaattaaaacctttacagacaagcaaaagttaagagaattcagcaccaccaaaccagctttacaacaaatgctaaaggaacttctctaggcaggaaacacaagagaagaaaaagacctacaataaaaaacccaaaacaattaagaaaatggtaataggaacaaacatatcgataactaccttaaatgtaaatggattaaatgctccaaccaaaagacgtagactggctgaatggataccaaaacaaatccatacatatgctgtctacaagagacccacctcagacctagggacacatacagactgaaagtgaggggatggaaaaagatattccatgcaaatggaaatcaaaagaaagctggagtagctattctcatatcagacaaaatagacattaaaataaagactattataagagacaaagaaggacactacataatgaccaagggatcaagccaagaaaaagatataacaattgtaaatatttatgcacccaacataggagcacctcaatacataaggcaaaagctaacagccataaaagggg
It encodes:
- the SMIM3 gene encoding small integral membrane protein 3, with amino-acid sequence MDAVSQVPMEVVLPKHILDIWVIVLIILATIVIMTSLLLCPATAVIIYRMRTHPVLNGAV